The proteins below are encoded in one region of Sminthopsis crassicaudata isolate SCR6 chromosome 1, ASM4859323v1, whole genome shotgun sequence:
- the ELOC gene encoding elongin-C, whose translation MDGEEKTYGGCEGPDAMYVKLISSDGHEFIVKREHALTSGTIKAMLSGPGQFAENETNEVNFREIPSHVLSKVCMYFTYKVRYTNSSTEIPEFPIAPEIALELLMAANFLDC comes from the exons ATGG atggagaagagaaaacatatgGTGGGTGTGAGGGCCCAGATGCAATGTATGTGAAATTGATATCTTCCGATGGTCATGAATTTATCGTTAAAAGAGAGCATGCTTTAACATCAGGAACAATAAAAGCCATGTTAAGTGGCCCAG GTCAGTTTGCTGAAAACGAAACCAATGAGGTTAATTTTAGAGAAATTCCATCACATGTGCTATCAAAAGTATGCATGTATTTTACCTACAAGGTTCGCTACACTAACAGCTCTACAGAGATTCCTGAATTTCCAATTGCACCTGAAATTGCACTGGAATTGCTGATGGCTGCGAACTTCCTAgattgttaa